A region from the Medicago truncatula cultivar Jemalong A17 chromosome 6, MtrunA17r5.0-ANR, whole genome shotgun sequence genome encodes:
- the LOC120580922 gene encoding uncharacterized protein, protein MSGEENKIVKPKTDSELFLNNANQCDWKNLKNDSCAGAYAASRADMTLATTDPLSELVWSSDKGLSLKCADSSFADKNSSPFLDVGPSCYNQYQVDQRPTDDLLLQLDEPKPIMEQNSPSRRPSNEGVNYGTSTAVEPITEYKGFGAAGTNLTSSSRNPI, encoded by the exons ATGAGTGGAGAAGAAAACAAGATAGTAAAACCAAAGACTGATAGTGAACTCTTTCTGAATAACGCTAACCAGTGCGattggaaaaatttgaaaaatgactcGTGTGCAGGTGCATATGCAGCTTCAAGAGCTGATATGACATTAGCTACTACTGACCCTCTTTCCGAATTAGTTTGGTCTTCAGATAAAGGTTTAAGTCTTAAATGTGCCGATTCAAGCTTTGCTGATAAAAATAGTTCTCCTTTTCTCGATGTTGGACCTAGCTGCTATAATCAAT ATCAGGTTGATCAAAGGCCAACGGATGATTTATTACTTCAATTAGATGAACCTAAACCTATTATGGAGCAAAATTCTCCATCGAGGAGACCTTCCAATGAAGGCGTAAATTATGGTACTAGTACTGCAGTTGAGCCTATAACTGAATACAAAGGCTTTGGTGCTGCAGGAACTAATTTAACATCCTCCAGCAGGAATCCTATATAA
- the LOC11443651 gene encoding putative disease resistance protein RGA1 isoform X2, whose product MADALLGIVIENLGYFVREELASFLGVEKLTQKLNENLTTIRAVLKDAQKKQITSNVVKQWLQKLSDAAYVLDDILDECSITSKAHGDNTSFHPMKILAHRNIGKRMKKVAKKIDDIAEERIKFGFQQVGVMEEHQRGDDEWRQTISTITEPKVYGRDKDKEQIVEFLLRHASDSEKLSVYSIVGHGGYGKTALAQMVFNDESVKTHFDLKIWVCVSDDFSMMKVLESIIENTIGKNPHLSSLESMQKNVQEILQNKRYLLVLDDVWTEDREKWNKFKSVLQNRTKGASVLVTTRLDNVASIMGTYPAHPLVGLSDDHIWSLFKQQAFGENGEERAELVEIGKKLVRKFVGSPLAAKVLGSSLQRETDEHQWISVLESEIWNLPEDDPIISALRLSYFNMKLSLRPCFTFCAVFPKDFEMVKEDLIHLWMANGLVTSRGNLQMEHVGDEVWNQLWQRSFFQEVKSDLTALPDCLGAMTSLQELYIIDFPKLSSLPDSFQQLRNLQKLIIIDCPMLEKRYKRGCEDQHKIAHIPEFYFESGAKPTFPENIISAWETYNQKIYYPLSGFEKMIDSTDLSTKDIDIEYGKYTR is encoded by the exons ATGGCTGACGCTTTACTTGGAATCGTGATTGAAAACCTCGGATATTTTGTTCGAGAGGAGCTTGCATCCTTTTTGGGTGTTGAAAAATTGACCCAGAAACTAAATGAAAACCTCACCACAATCCGTGCTGTACTAAAAGATGCTCAAAAGAAGCAAATAACAAGCAATGTTGTGAAACAATGGCTGCAGAAACTGTCTGATGCTGCTTATGTACTTGATGATATATTGGATGAATGCTCAATAACCTCAAAAGCACATGGAGACAACACTAGTTTCCATCCTATGAAGATTTTGGCTCATCGCAACATTgggaagaggatgaagaaagtTGCTAAAAAGATTGATGATATTGCTGAAGAAAGGATCAAGTTTGGATTTCAACAAGTGGGAGTCATGGAGGAGCATCAACGAGGAGATGATGAATGGCGCCAAACTATTTCTACTATCACAGAACCGAAAGTATATGGAAGAGACAAAGATAAAGAACAGATTGTAGAGTTTCTTCTAAGACATGCTAGTGACAGTGAAAAACTCTCTGTCTATTCCATTGTTGGCCACGGTGGATATGGAAAAACAGCACTTGCTCAAATGGTCTTCAATGATGAAAGTGTAAAGACACATTTTGACTTGAAAATATGGGTGTGTGTTTCTGATGATTTCAGTATGATGAAAGTTTTAGAGTCGATCATTGAAAACACTATTGGAAAAAATCCACATCTCTCGTCTTTAGAGTCAATGCAAAAAAATGTTCAAGAAATTCTACAAAACAAAAGGTATTTACTTGTTCTTGATGATGTGTGGACTGAAGACCGAGAGAAATGGAATAAGTTCAAGTCTGTGTTGCAAAATAGAACGAAAGGTGCATCAGTTTTGGTCACCACCAGACTTGACAATGTTGCATCCATCATGGGAACTTATCCTGCTCATCCTTTGGTCGGCTTATCTGATGATCACATCTGGTCTTTGTTCAAACAACAAGCTTTCGGAGAAAATGGAGAAGAGCGTGCAGAGCTTGTGGAAATAGGTAAGAAGTTGGTGAGAAAATTTGTGGGTTCACCTCTTGCTGCTAAAGTATTGGGAAGCAGTTTGCAACGTGAAACTGACGAACATCAATGGATTTCTGTACTGGAAAGTGAGATTTGGAATTTACCTGAGGATGATCCTATCATTTCTGCTTTGAGACTAAGCTACTTCAACATGAAATTGTCACTAAGGCCATGTTTTACCTTCTGTGCTGTTTTTCCTAAGGATTTTGAAATGGTGAAGGAAGATCTCATTCATCTTTGGATGGCTAATGGACTTGTTACATCTAGAGGTAATTTACAGATGGAGCATGTTGGTGATGAGGTATGGAATCAATTATGGCAAAGATCATTTTTTCAAGAAGTTAAATCTGATTTAACAG CCTTGCCAGACTGTTTGGGTGCCATGACTTCTCTTCAAGAATTATACATCATTGACTTTCCAAAGTTAAGTTCACTACCAGACAGCTTTCAGCAACTCCGAAATTTGCAAAagttaattattattgattgcCCTATGTTGGAGAAGAGATACAAGAGAGGTTGTGAAGACCAGCATAAGATAGCTCACATTcctgaattttattttgaatctgGTGCAAAACCAACATTCCCtg AGAATATCATATCAGCATGGGAGACTTATAATCAAAAAATCTATTACCCCTTGAGTGGGTTTGAGAAGATGATTGATTCAACTGATCTAAGTACTAAGGATATTGACATTGAATATGGCAAATACACACGATGA
- the LOC11442842 gene encoding protein CDI: MSLSNGKNQSPLPTSNGDGNGIGAPFKIFVGYDPREDIAFQVCRHSIMKRSSIPVEIIPIKQSDLRKSGLYWRERGQFESTEFSFTRFLTPSLANYQGWAMFVDCDFLYLADIKELVDLIEDKYAIMCVQHDYTPKETTKMDGAVQTVYPRKNWSSMVLYNCGHPKNKVLTPDAVNSQTGAFLHRFQWLEDDEIGSVPFVWNFLEGHNRAVENDPTTSPKAIHYTRGGPWFEAWKNCEFADLWLNEMEEYLTQAKKEKSDN; this comes from the coding sequence ATGAGTTTGAGCAATGGTAAAAACCAGTCACCATTACCAACTAGTAATGGTGATGGTAATGGAATAGGTGCACCCTTCAAGATCTTTGTGGGTTATGATCCACGTGAAGACATTGCATTTCAGGTATGTCGTCATTCAATCATGAAAAGGTCTTCAATTCCTGTTGAGATCATACCAATTAAGCAATCAGATCTGAGAAAAAGTGGTCTTTACTGGCGTGAAAGAGGTCAATTTGAGAGCACTGAGTTTTCTTTTACAAGATTCTTAACACCTAGTTTGGCAAATTATCAAGGTTGGGCTATGTTTGTGGATTGTGATTTTCTTTATTTAGCTGATATTAAGGAATTGGTAGATTTGATTGAGGATAAGTATGCTATTATGTGTGTTCAACATGATTATACTCCAAAAGAGACTACAAAGATGGATGGTGCTGTTCAAACTGTGTATCCTAGAAAGAATTGGTCTTCAATGGTTTTGTATAACTGTGGTCATCCTAAGAACAAGGTTCTTACTCCTGATGCTGTGAATTCTCAGACTGGTGCTTTCCTTCATAGGTTTCAATGGCTCGAGGACGATGAAATTGGTTCTGTACCTTTTGTTTGGAATTTTCTTGAAGGACATAATAGGGCTGTTGAGAATGATCCAACTACTTCACCTAAGGCTATCCATTATACTCGTGGAGGGCCGTGGTTTGAGGCTTGGAAGAATTGTGAATTTGCTGATCTATGGCTGAATGAGATGGAAGAGTACCTTACTCaagccaaaaaagaaaaatctgatAATTAG
- the LOC11443651 gene encoding putative disease resistance protein RGA1 isoform X1 has product MADALLGIVIENLGYFVREELASFLGVEKLTQKLNENLTTIRAVLKDAQKKQITSNVVKQWLQKLSDAAYVLDDILDECSITSKAHGDNTSFHPMKILAHRNIGKRMKKVAKKIDDIAEERIKFGFQQVGVMEEHQRGDDEWRQTISTITEPKVYGRDKDKEQIVEFLLRHASDSEKLSVYSIVGHGGYGKTALAQMVFNDESVKTHFDLKIWVCVSDDFSMMKVLESIIENTIGKNPHLSSLESMQKNVQEILQNKRYLLVLDDVWTEDREKWNKFKSVLQNRTKGASVLVTTRLDNVASIMGTYPAHPLVGLSDDHIWSLFKQQAFGENGEERAELVEIGKKLVRKFVGSPLAAKVLGSSLQRETDEHQWISVLESEIWNLPEDDPIISALRLSYFNMKLSLRPCFTFCAVFPKDFEMVKEDLIHLWMANGLVTSRGNLQMEHVGDEVWNQLWQRSFFQEVKSDLTGNITFKMHDFIHDLAQSIMGEECISYDVSKLTNLSIRVHHMSLFDKKSKHDYMIPCQKVDSLRTFLEYKQPSKNLNALLSKTPLRALHTSSHQLSSLKSLMHLRYLKLSSCDITTLPGSVCRLQKLQTLKLEDCVFLSSFPKQFTKLKDLRHLMIKDCPSLISTPFRIRELTCLKTLTNFIVGLETGFGLAELHNLQLGGKLYIKGLENVSNKEDAKEANLIGKKDLNSLYLSWGDDANSQVGGVDVEVLEALEPHSGLKHFGVNGYGGTDFPHWMKNTSILKGLVSIILFGCKNCRQLPPFGKLPCLTTLFISEMRDLKYIDDDLYEPATDKVFTSLKKLTLYNLQNLKRVLKVEGVEMLTQLLELDITKASKFTFPSLPSVESLSVQGGNEDLFKFIGYNKRREEVAYSSSRGIVGYNMSNLKSLRISGFNRHDLLVKLCTLSALESLEIDSCNGVESFSALLLIGLRSLRTLSISSCDRFKSMSEGIRYLTCLETLEISNCPQFVFPHNMNSLTSLRLLHLWDLGDNENILDGIEGIPSLQKLSLMDFPLVTALPDCLGAMTSLQELYIIDFPKLSSLPDSFQQLRNLQKLIIIDCPMLEKRYKRGCEDQHKIAHIPEFYFESGAKPTFPENIISAWETYNQKIYYPLSGFEKMIDSTDLSTKDIDIEYGKYTR; this is encoded by the exons ATGGCTGACGCTTTACTTGGAATCGTGATTGAAAACCTCGGATATTTTGTTCGAGAGGAGCTTGCATCCTTTTTGGGTGTTGAAAAATTGACCCAGAAACTAAATGAAAACCTCACCACAATCCGTGCTGTACTAAAAGATGCTCAAAAGAAGCAAATAACAAGCAATGTTGTGAAACAATGGCTGCAGAAACTGTCTGATGCTGCTTATGTACTTGATGATATATTGGATGAATGCTCAATAACCTCAAAAGCACATGGAGACAACACTAGTTTCCATCCTATGAAGATTTTGGCTCATCGCAACATTgggaagaggatgaagaaagtTGCTAAAAAGATTGATGATATTGCTGAAGAAAGGATCAAGTTTGGATTTCAACAAGTGGGAGTCATGGAGGAGCATCAACGAGGAGATGATGAATGGCGCCAAACTATTTCTACTATCACAGAACCGAAAGTATATGGAAGAGACAAAGATAAAGAACAGATTGTAGAGTTTCTTCTAAGACATGCTAGTGACAGTGAAAAACTCTCTGTCTATTCCATTGTTGGCCACGGTGGATATGGAAAAACAGCACTTGCTCAAATGGTCTTCAATGATGAAAGTGTAAAGACACATTTTGACTTGAAAATATGGGTGTGTGTTTCTGATGATTTCAGTATGATGAAAGTTTTAGAGTCGATCATTGAAAACACTATTGGAAAAAATCCACATCTCTCGTCTTTAGAGTCAATGCAAAAAAATGTTCAAGAAATTCTACAAAACAAAAGGTATTTACTTGTTCTTGATGATGTGTGGACTGAAGACCGAGAGAAATGGAATAAGTTCAAGTCTGTGTTGCAAAATAGAACGAAAGGTGCATCAGTTTTGGTCACCACCAGACTTGACAATGTTGCATCCATCATGGGAACTTATCCTGCTCATCCTTTGGTCGGCTTATCTGATGATCACATCTGGTCTTTGTTCAAACAACAAGCTTTCGGAGAAAATGGAGAAGAGCGTGCAGAGCTTGTGGAAATAGGTAAGAAGTTGGTGAGAAAATTTGTGGGTTCACCTCTTGCTGCTAAAGTATTGGGAAGCAGTTTGCAACGTGAAACTGACGAACATCAATGGATTTCTGTACTGGAAAGTGAGATTTGGAATTTACCTGAGGATGATCCTATCATTTCTGCTTTGAGACTAAGCTACTTCAACATGAAATTGTCACTAAGGCCATGTTTTACCTTCTGTGCTGTTTTTCCTAAGGATTTTGAAATGGTGAAGGAAGATCTCATTCATCTTTGGATGGCTAATGGACTTGTTACATCTAGAGGTAATTTACAGATGGAGCATGTTGGTGATGAGGTATGGAATCAATTATGGCAAAGATCATTTTTTCAAGAAGTTAAATCTGATTTAACAGGTAACATTACATTCAAAATGCATGATTTTATCCATGATTTAGCTCAATCTATTATGGGAGAAGAATGTATTTCTTATGATGTTTCAAAGTTGACTAATTTGTCAATTAGAGTTCACCATATGAGTCTCTTtgataaaaaatcaaaacatgattACATGATTCCCTGCCAAAAAGTTGATTCCTTGCGAACCTTTCTTGAGTATAAACAACCCTCCAAGAATTTAAATGCGCTACTATCAAAAACTCCTCTTCGAGCTTTACATACAAGTTCTCATCAACTATCATCATTGAAGAGTTTAATGCATTTGAGGTACTTGAAACTTTCCTCTTGTGACATCACAACTTTGCCTGGTTCTGTTTGTAGACTGCAGAAATTACAAACACTAAAACTTGaagattgtgtttttttatctAGTTTTCCCAAACAATTTACAAAATTGAAGGACCTTCGACATCTCATGATTAAAGATTGCCCGTCATTGATATCAACTCCTTTTAGAATTAGGGAGTTAACTTGTTTGAAAACATTGACCAATTTCATAGTTGGTTTAGAAACTGGGTTTGGTTTAGCAGAGCTACACAACTTACAATTAGGAGGCAAGCTATACATCAAAGGCCTTGAGAATGTGTCAAATAAAGAGGATGCTAAAGAAGCTAATTTGATTGGAAAGAAGGACTTAAATAGCTTATATTTGTCATGGGGTGATGATGCTAATTCACAAGTTGGCGGTGTTGATGTAGAGGTACTGGAAGCACTTGAGCCCCATTCAGGACTTAAGCATTTTGGGGTGAATGGTTATGGTGGAACAGATTTTCCTCATTGGATGAAAAATACTTCTATTCTAAAAGGTCTAGTTAGTATTATTCTCTTTGGCTGTAAAAACTGCAGGCAGCTTCCTCCATTTGGTAAATTACCATGTTTAACTACTCTTTTTATATCTGAAATGAGAGATTTAAAGTacattgatgatgatttgtaTGAACCTGCGACTGACAAGGTTTTTACATCTTTGAAGAAATTGACTTTGTACAACTTACAAAATTTAAAGAGGGTGTTAAAAGTCGAAGGAGTAGAGATGCTAACACAACTTTTAGAGTTAGATATAACAAAAGCCTCTAAATTTACATTTCCATCCCTTCCATCTGTTGAGTCACTTTCGGTTCAAGGAGGAAATGAAGACTTATTTAAGTTCATTGGTTACAACAAGCGCAGGGAAGAAGTAGCTTATTCCTCTTCGAGGGGAATTGTGGGTTATAATATGTCTAATCTTAAGTCACTTCGCATATCAGGCTTCAACAGACATGATTTACTTGTTAAACTTTGTACTCTTAGTGCTTTAGAATCTCTTGAAATTGACTCATGTAATGGAGTGGAGTCATTTTCGGCGCTCTTGTTGATAGGTTTGAGATCTCTTCGAACTTTGTCTATTAGTTCATGTGATAGATTTAAATCCATGTCTGAGGGTATCAGATACCTAACTTGTCTCGAGACTCTTGAAATCAGTAACTGTCCACAATTTGTTTTTCCACATAACATGAACAGTCTAACTTCCCTTCGTCTACTGCATCTCTGGGATTTGGGGGATAATGAAAACATACTAGATGGCATAGAAGGCATCCCCTCACTGCAAAAATTGTCTCTGATGGATTTTCCTTTGGTAACAGCCTTGCCAGACTGTTTGGGTGCCATGACTTCTCTTCAAGAATTATACATCATTGACTTTCCAAAGTTAAGTTCACTACCAGACAGCTTTCAGCAACTCCGAAATTTGCAAAagttaattattattgattgcCCTATGTTGGAGAAGAGATACAAGAGAGGTTGTGAAGACCAGCATAAGATAGCTCACATTcctgaattttattttgaatctgGTGCAAAACCAACATTCCCtg AGAATATCATATCAGCATGGGAGACTTATAATCAAAAAATCTATTACCCCTTGAGTGGGTTTGAGAAGATGATTGATTCAACTGATCTAAGTACTAAGGATATTGACATTGAATATGGCAAATACACACGATGA
- the LOC112422785 gene encoding uncharacterized protein, whose protein sequence is MDNSWIMKPQTSAAYEQGIVEFINFAFKDEVENGKVICPCRVCRFKKPQSRSVMFDHLKWSPFPKGYTVLLHHGESLGETSSVSTSTIPNIGQDTVVVEDSIQNMINDAFGVDRDQTNKEPIASNVEIDRDEDVIPSSDKSLTMILELLKDAFEFASIPSSFYEAKKTITKLGMNYVKIPACPNDCMLYWGEDEERETCKICNTSKWKSGEKDCVVNNRKKVPTKVLRYFPLKPRLKRLFFSSKTAEDMRWHAVDNNNDGMMRHPRDSEAWKQFDLKHTWFASDPRNLRLALASDGFNPFGVMSSNYSIWPAVLIPYNTPPCLCMKDTSFIMSMIIPGKYSPGNDIDVYLQPLVKELKELWTTGVDTYDSFKKEVFTLHGTLMWTISDFPGLGMLSGWNTYTGFACPSCNTDTEPCRLQNSSKWCFMGHSRYLDRRHKFRLNKVHFDGEQEMRSPPVTLSGHQVLQQVENIKVIFGKKPKKAGLGKRKGKKQPTQGDPPNQKKRTGKRQSTKDDPPI, encoded by the exons ATGGATAACTCATGGATTATGAAACCACAAACGTCGGCTGCATACGAGCAAGGGATAGtggaatttattaattttgCCTTTAAAGACGAAGTGGAAAATGGTAAAGTAATATGCCCCTGTAGAGTTTGCCGTTTCAAAAAACCGCAAAGTAGGAGCGTAATGTTCGACCACCTAAAGTGGTCACCATTTCCAAAGGGGTACACTGTTTTGCTGCATCATGGGGAGTCCTTGGGAGAAACTAGTAGCGTCTCAACTAGTACTATTCCAAATATAGGTCAAGACACGGTGGTTGTTGAAGATTCTATTCAAAACATGATCAATGATGCGTTTGGAGTTGATAGGGATCAGACAAATAAGGAACCCATTGCATCAAATGTAGAGATTGATCGAGATGAAGATGTGATACCAAGT AGTGATAAGTCGTTGACAATGATTTTAGAGCTATTAAAGGATGCATTTGAATTTGCAAGTATTCCAAGTTCGTTTTATGAagcaaagaaaacaattacaaAACTTGGTATGAATTATGTGAAGATACCTGCATGTCCCAACGATTGTATGCTTTATTGGGGTGAAGATGAAGAGAGGGAGACATGTAAAATTTGTAACACTTCAAAATGGAAATCAGGGGAAAAGGATTGTGTTGTCAATAATCGAAAAAAAGTTCCAACAAAAGTTCTTCGTTATTTTCCATTAAAACCTCGATTGAAAAGACTGTTTTTTTCATCAAAGACTGCCGAGGATATGAGATGGCATGCAGTTGATAATAACAACGATGGAATGATGAGGCATCCTAGAGATTCTGAAGCTTGGAAACAATTTGACCTGAAACACACTTGGTTTGCATCAGATCCGCGAAACTTGCGTCTTGCATTAGCTAGTGATGGCTTTAATCCATTTGGTGTAATGAGTTCAAATTATAGCATTTGGCCAGCTGTGCTCATCCCATACAACACTCCTCCATGCTTGTGCATGAAAGATACATCTTTTATAATGTCGATGATAATTCCTGGTAAATATTCGCCAGGAAATGATATCGATGTCTACTTACAACCTTTAGTCAAGGAGTTGAAGGAGTTATGGACAACTGGTGTGGACACATATGATTCTTTTAAGAAAGAGGTGTTCACATTACACGGAACCTTGATGTGGACGATTAGTGACTTTCCGGGGTTAGGTATGCTTTCTGGTTGGAACACATACACCGGTTTTGCATGTCCTTCGTGTAACACCGACACTGAACCTTGTCGTCTTCAAAATAGCAGTAAATGGTGTTTTATGGGTCATAGTCGTTACCTTGATCGGAGACACAAATTTAGATTGAACAAGGTTCACTTTGATGGTGAGCAAGAAATGCGTAGTCCACCGGTAACATTATCTGGACATCAAGTTCTTCAACAGGTTGAAAACATAAAGGTCATTTTTGGTAAAAAGCCAAAGAAAGCAGGGTTGGGAAAAAGAAAAGGCAAGAAACAACCTACACAAGGTGACCCTCCAAACCAGAAAAAAAGGACAGGCAAGAGGCAATCTACAAAAGATGACCCTCCAATCTAG